In Nostoc piscinale CENA21, the genomic stretch CGGTAAGACCGTGATCATGATGGAGTTGATCAACAACATCGCTACCCAGCACGGTGGTGTATCCGTATTTGCTGGCGTGGGTGAGCGTACCCGTGAAGGGAACGACCTCTACAACGAAATGATTGAATCTGGGGTTATCAACAAAGACAACCTCAACGAATCTAAAATCGCTCTCGTTTACGGTCAGATGAACGAACCACCCGGAGCGAGAATGCGGGTTGGTTTGTCTGGTTTGACAATGGCTGAGTACTTCCGTGATGTAAACAAACAAGACGTACTGCTGTTTGTTGACAACATCTTCCGCTTTGTACAAGCAGGTTCCGAAGTATCCGCGCTACTAGGTCGGATGCCCTCTGCGGTAGGTTATCAGCCTACACTGGGTACTGACGTAGGTGCATTACAAGAACGGATTACCTCAACAACAGAAGGTTCCATCACCTCTATCCAAGCGGTGTACGTACCTGCGGACGACTTAACTGACCCCGCACCTGCAACCACATTCGCTCACTTGGATGGTACAACAGTACTGTCTCGTGGTTTGGCTGCTAAAGGTATCTATCCTGCGGTTGACCCCCTAGGTTCTACCTCTACAATGTTGCAGCCCAACATTGTAGGTGACGAACACTACAATACTGCTCGTGCTGTGCAAGCAACCTTACAACGCTACAAAGAATTACAAGACATCATCGCAATTCTCGGTCTAGATGAATTGTCTGAAGATGACCGTCTGACTGTAGCACGCGCTCGCAAAATTGAGCGTTTCTTGTCTCAGCCCTTCTTCGTAGCAGAAGTATTCACCGGTTCTCCTGGTAAATACGTAAAATTGGAAGACACCATCAAAGGCTTCCAAAAGATTCTGTCTGGTGAATTAGATGCTCTGCCAGAACAAGCCTTCTACTTGGTAGGCGATATCAACGAAGCGATCGCCAAAGCTGAAAAGCTCAAAGGCTAATATTCAGTGAACAGTCATCAGTGAACAGTGATCACCATCAAAACGATCGCTGTTTGCTGATCATTTCCTCATTGATAACTGATAACTGATAACTGAAACATGGCATTAACCGTTCGTGTAATTTCCCCAGACAAAACAATCTGGGATGCTGAAGCTGAAGAGGTAATTTTACCCAGTACAACTGGTCAGCTAGGTATCCTCAGTGGACACGCGCCTCTGTTGACAGCCTTAGATACAGGAGTAATGCGTGTTCGTGCCAGCAAAAATACCAACTGGCAAGCGATCGCACTTTTGGGTGGTTTCGCAGAAGTAGAAGCTGATGAAGTGACAATTCTCGTCAATGGCGCAGAACGTGGCGACACCATCGACGTAGACAGCGCACGCACAGCTTACAACGAAGCCCAAACCCGCCTAGCTCAAGTTCCAGCAGGCGATCGACAAGCTCAAATCCAAGCCAACCAAGCGTACAAACGCGCTCGCGCTCGTTTTCAAGCTGCTGGTGGTTTGGTGTAAACATTGCTCATAATCTGCAATTTTGTAGAGTAGGCTATCTGCTTGCTCTACAAATTTTTTTAGGGAGTATAGATAAGTGATCGGTGAGAGATCATAGTGTTAAGAGTCTTTTGTTCTCTAAAGTTCTTGTAAATTAAACTTTGCATAAAAAAATTACACCAAGTTTAAGAAAATCAGACCTTAGCAAGTGAAGTGATAAGTTAGATGATTAGTTGCCCAACAGGGCGCATAATATGAAAACTTTTCCATCTTGCTTTGGTAAGAGTAAGCAAAATAAATTAGTTCGTTTGGGATTGTCGGCATTGACAGCTTTAGCCATCACAGGCGGTATACATTCAGTTAATGCAACTTCCCTAAAAACCCAAAATTCAGCAGAAATCGCTTCAGCATCAGTCAATCTCAGCCAAACACAAGCCGTTACTAATCAGCCTTCCTATCAAGCAATGCAGATAGCACCATTGATTCCTATAGTGGTACTTGGTGGCGTTGTTATATTTGTGCCGTTGTTTTTTGGCGGACTCGTAGTGATTGGCGAACGGGAAGTTGGCATTGTCGTGAAAAAATTTGCCCTTTCTGGACGCGGACTGCCAGCCGGACGATTGATTGCCCTCAACGGTGAAGCTGGTTTACAAGCTGATACCCTTGCACCGGGTTGGCACTGGGGTTACTGGCCTTGGCAATATTCCGTTCGCAAAGAACCTGTAGTGGTAGTACCTCAAGGTGAAATCGCCTTGATTGTATCCGCAGATGGCGCATCCAACCCACCAGAAAGGATTTTGGGCAAAATTGTCGATTGCGATAATTTCCAAGATGCACGCAAGTTTCTGACCAATGGCGGCGAAAAGGGTCGTCAAATGAGTTTCTTGACTGCTGGTACTTACCGCATTAATACTGCACTGTTTCGCGTCATTATGGCGGCTAATGCCAAACACAATGATATGCAGGCAGAACAGTTGCGGGTGTATAGTGTGGCATCAGATAAAGTCGGCATTGTCACCACTTTGGATGGTTTACCGATTCCGGCTGGTGAAATCGCAGGGCCGATGATTCCCGGACACGACAATTTCCAGAATGGGCAAAAATTCCTCGATGCTGGTGGTAGACGAGGTTTGCAAGAGCAAATTTTACTGTCTGGTTCGTGGAACCTGAACCCTTGGTTTGTGCAGGTTGAGCAAGTCCCAATGTCTGAAATCCCGATTGGCTATGTGGGTGTGGTGATTTCTTTCGTTGGTCAATCTCAAGAAGATGTCAGTGGCGCAACTTTTACGCATGGTAACTTGGTGAATCCCGGACACAAGGGTGTGTGGATAGAACCGTTGTACCCAGGTAAGCATCCTGTCAACTCTCGAATTATGAAAATTGAGTTGGTTCCCACGACTAACATTGTGTTGAATTGGTCAAGTCGTACCGAACGCCACAGTTATGATGCTCATTTGGCTTCTTTGACAGTGCGATCGCGCGATGGTTTTGCCTTTGATTTAGAAGTCGCCCAAATTATTCACGTAGGCGCTTTGGATGCACCAAAGGTAATTTCCCGTGTGGGTTCAATGCAAAATTTAGTTGACCATGTATTAGAACCGACTATTGGTAACTATTTCCGCAACTCCGCCCAAGATTACACTGTACTTGACTTTCTCACCGCCCGGAGCGATCGCCAAGCAGAAGCGGCTGAATATATTCGCGCCGCATTACGCGCCTATGACGTGCAAGCAATTGACACTTTAATCGGTGATATTCAACCGCCAGCATCCTTGATGCAAACCCAAACTGACCGCAAAATTGCTGAAGAACAACGCAAAACTTACGAAGTGCAGCAGGTAGCCCAAACCCAACGTCAGCTACTAGTTAGGGAAACAGCATTGGCTGATATCCAACAAGAAATGGTGAAATCAGAAAAAAGCGTCCAAATTGCGGAACTCAAAGCCCAAGCTCAAATTCAACACGCTACTGGGGACGCAGAAGGAATCAAACTACGGGCTATAGCCGAAGCCGAAGGAATCCGCGCCACAGGTAACGCCAAAGCCGAAACCTACCGCGCTGGTGTGGAAGCCTTGGGACAACAAGGTTATACAGCTATGCAACTAATGCAAATTATCGGCGATCGCAACGTCCGGTTGATACCAGAAGTTTTGGTCAGTGGTAACGGTAGTAATAATGGCTTGGTCGATGGTTTACTTTCAATGATTTTGTGGAATCAAACCGCCAAGCAAGGTGAAGTCACACCCACATCTTTACATCCGCATCCAATAGTTGTGAATAACCCATCAGTTTCACCAAATAATCACTCGCCGATAGTTGCGGAGTTACCAACGGATAAGTAATCCCAATTTGGAATTCGTGAGCGATAAGATACCCGACTTCTTTGAGAAGTCGGGTATCTTGACATTTAGATTAATCTGAGTTCGGGATAAGAAAATGGACAGATAGCAAGATGAAAATAACGTCAAAGTCAGCAACCTGCTCTGTGTTTAGTTTAGATTCTTTATTCTGCCATGTAGATGATTTCCGCAAAGCATTTGAAGTGCAATGGCACAAAAATTAAGACATTATTTATTTCAAAAATACTTTCTTAAATTTGTGATGTCCGTGATACAGATAATTTATTCCTAAATAATCTGTATCACACTTTTAGTGAATTGGTATTACTAATTGATTAAAAACCCCCCTAGCCAACTAGGAGGGGGAAAATATTATTTGATGTAATTAGACATAGAATGTCTAGCAAATATTAGTCAATGATTTGTGGGCTAGGAATTTGCGCGTCGATATCTGCCTGAGATAACGTAGGGAGCAACCAGTTACCTTCACCAGCCTTGAAAACTTTGGCAGGTGCAACATTCAATTCAATTGCACCAGTAGCTAGATCAGTTCTAGCAATTGACTGCGTACCATCGACAAACTTCACAGCAATTGGTTCAGTTAACTCTTGTGCTTGAGCAGTCGGACTTAAAACTACCTGAGAACCTGCGGGTAAGTATATACCATCACAATCCCAATCATCATCTGTGATTTGCCCTGCTGCCAAAAAGTAAAGTTGTGTTGAATATTTTTTCGGTTTATTAGCATAAACACCCAAAGTTCTTCCGGTTTCATTACGGCATTGCGCCCGCTTCTTAGCCGTTTCCATCACATACTTCTGAGACTGCAATTGTGATAATTTTTCTTGAAATTGTTCGGGCGTATAGCAGCTTGTTCGGGGTTATCTCTCACACTGAGAAGTTGATAGAGTGCTTGAGTTACCTCAGCATAGTCAGCCCCTTTAGTGAAATCCTTGCCTGCCCAAGAAGGTTGAGCAATTGTCAGATTCAAGATAAACACGAAAGCGACAAGAATAATTTTGATGAACTGCATATTTTTCTCCTGGAATTGAGATTATTGGTAATTAGATTGGGCAATTAATAATTGCTTAATAATTGAATAAAAGAGTAAAGAGACAGAATTAAAGCAAGGCTAAGAAAGCTTTTTGATGATTTTTGTATAAGTCTTGATTTAGCGTAATACAGACTCTTGAATCTTAGGAAAACTCTCTAGCTTATTAGGATTCACCCAGCGATTAATAAATTCATGGTTTTTGCGTATCTTAATTTGCACTTGTTTAGGGCTTAATTTAACTACCTCAGCAGGAATTTTTTGCACATCAGTATCAGAACGCGCCTTGTAAAGCCAGATAACTTTTTGACCAACTTCAAATTTGTGAGGATAATTAACTAAAGAAATATGAGTGTCTGCCCAAGAAGGAAATGCAACTACTAAATTTATTAAAATCATTAAAACCGTTAAAGAAAAAGCTTTCATGTTTTTGGCAATTACAAAATTTGAGTTTTAAATTTGGAAGTTTGAATTATTTTGAGTAATCCCATTAAACATAAACAAGTTACTGTCAAAGCAATTGGAGTCAGCGAAGCACTATCTAAGATAATAAACACGCCTAAGCCTATCAATACAAAGGGAACAAAACTATTGCCATAACGGGTTAACAAATTGGCGATCGCACTTTGGCAAGTCAGTTTATAAGTCACGTAACACCAAACGCCTACCAGCAATAAGAAGACTGTAATAATTAATAGCAACTCCAAAACAGTACTATTAGCGAATAATGGCATATAAATGCCTACATTATCACTGCCGTTTGCAATGGTAATAGCCGCCACACTATAAGCTTGAGGAGATAAAAAACTAGCGACAGTAGAAGAATGAGACAATTCTATTTCTGATTCTACATCAGATGAAGAATTAATTTCGGGATTAAACAAACGATTTAATCCAATAGTAATTGGCACTAAACCCAAAAGCCCAATCCAATGAGATGGTAATATCAACCCTCCTAGAAAACCAAATAGGCTAGCAATAACTAGAGTACAGAAGCCTAGGTACTGACCAATTACAATATGCCGACGGCTGAAAGTGGCATTTGCCTGAGAGAATAACAGCGTGAGAATAACTAAATCATCTAGGTTGGTAGCTGTAAAAGCCGTGATTCCGGTGGGGATAGCTGTAATAATTTCGTTCATTTTTATCTCTTCTCAATTTTATTGCTGATAATGTTTCGAGTAGCGTTCGTTGATGTCTGCAAATTCTGAGGAAATTGCTATTTAATGAAGCGTGCAGATATAGCATCTCCAATCCAATTGGTAAGCTGTGTCTACTGGGAATAAAGTACAAAAAGTATAATTTCTCTTGATGAACTTCCTTACCAAAGGAAAATATTATTCTCGATTGGTAAACTTCAAAAGCGGCTTTTATTTAGCCTCAGATATTTCAGGAGCAAACCTACAAATGAATCGAGTCAAGTAAAATGCAGGTTCTTATCTGGTACTCAAAGAAGAACTTATGGTTCGCTATTATTGGCGAGTCAGCTTTTCAACAACTTTATTGTTATCGCCTACTGGTTGGTCAACAGAAAAATATTTATTGCTGGAACTTTGTTTAGCAAATTTGCTGTTAGTTTGAATGTGCATTCCTGGTAAAAGAGCTACTTTAACTTCTTTATTCTCTTTCGGAGTATGCACTAAAGTAACTTTAAGTTCATTGATAACTTGTTGTTGTTCTTTGATAATTTGAGTTAGTTCATTGAGCTTTTGAGAGTGTAATTCATCCAATTTTTGATGTAACAATTCAATATTTTGACTAGCTCTCAGATTCACTTGGTGGTCGATTTCGGCATTTCTGCGGTCAGTGTCAGACTGGCGATTCTGACTCATTAATACAATTGGTGCAGTATAGGCCGAAGCAAATGAAAACACCAAGTTGAGCATAATAAAAGGTGACTCATCCCAGTGAGGAACTCCTGGTGCCAAGTTCATTCCCACCCATCCTGCTAAGACAGTGCTTTGGCAAATCAGAAATTTCCAAGAGCCTACATGGCTCGCTAATTTATCGGCAAGCCGCTGTCCGCGTGTTAATTGCTCTGTGGATGTATTTTCAATTACTTTTACATCAACGCTATTTGATAATGTTTTTTTGGTGGTATTCATGTTGCACCTCTTTGGGTAATTCAGTATTTGTTTGGGTTGATACTTTTAAATTACGCTTTCCCAAAGATAGAAGCAAATATTCTTTTTTGTTTTAACGATAAACAAAAGTGATTGTTTCTGAAATATTGGCAAGCAGGGGAAAATCTCAGCGATCGTATGACGAATTTTTTGTAGGCTTATCCCTCTTCTGTCACTTTCCGGGTATTGTGAATAAAAGAATAAAAAAAGAAAACATTGAAACTGAGCAGCCAAGAACCCGTCATATTGATTTTTCTAATCATCAACAATGGAATCATGAATCTGGATGGAAGAATGTTTTAAATAATCTGCGTCTAATCGTCTAACCACTCTTACTATTTTGGTTGATTTATCCCTGGCTCGATATTTTCCCTAATTCACAGTTATTAATGGGATTCAATCATTTAATTGCAGCCATGAATCAGTTTAAACCCTGTTATGCTTCTGGATGATTTAGCTTCTTTACTACTTGCTTATCCCGGAAAGTGACACAAGAGGGATACTTCCAATTCCCTACTCCCTACTCCCTGCTTCATTCTTTTTCATGATTTGCCAAGATTGTTGTGCGATCGCCCAATCTTCTTGGGTATGAATTACTAACACTCGCACTGTAGAATCAGGTGTGGCAATATCTTGATCAACAGGTTTATTTTGATTTTTTTCTGGGTCAATTTTCAAGCCCAAAAATCCAAAGGCTTCGCAGACGGCTTGACGAATCCCGGCTGATTTTTCTCCTACGCCTGCGGTAAATAACAATACATCTAATCCACCCAAACTAGCCAGCATCGCCCCAATTTCCGAACGCAGGCGATGGACGTACATATCCCAAGCGAGTTGGGCGCGTTCATTACCTTGGGCGATCGCATCAATAACTTGCGGTAAATCGCTGGAAACTCCAGAAATTCCACGTAATCCAGAAGCTTTATTTAATACATAATCCAAGCTTTCGGCTGAGTAATTAAATTGTCGCATTAGGTAAATTAAAATCCCTGGGTCGATGGAACCGCAACGACTACCCATCATTAACCCATCTAAAGGTGTGAAACCCATTGTTGTATCAATACTGCGACCATCTTTAATTGCTGCTAAGGAACAACCGTTACCCAAGTGACAACTAATGATTCGCAACGATGCTAAATCTCGACCAAGAATTTGCGCCGCCCGTCCAGAACAATATTGATGACTGATACCGTGAAACCCATAACGGCGAATACCTTGTTCTACCCATTCATAAGGGCCGGGATAAATCGCCGCCGCATCCGGGAGTGTGGAATGAAAACCCGTATCAAATACTGCCACTTGGGGAACTTCGCCTAAACTTTTCTCAATTGCTTCGATACCTTCTAAAGCTGCTGGATTATGTGCAGGTGCAAGGTTAGAAAGACGAGCGATCGCACCTTTAACTTCTTCAGTAACCACCACACTATGGCGGTAATCTTGCCCACCATGAACTACACGATGTCCCACCACATCAATTTCTGACACTTCATTGACTACTTTAGTCGCACCACGACTGAGGGTATAAAGCATATAAGCCATGTGTGCTTGGCGAGAGTCACCATAAATCGATTCATGCAAAGTTTCACCGGAGGCTGTTTTAACCTCAATTTCTGCCGCACCCCGATCTTGAGTCCAGTTGACTTTGCCTTCCCATAGTGGTTTGGGTGCTTCTGGGGGTAAAGCATCATCAGCTATTTCATACAAACAACTTTTTTGACTGCTAGAGCCAGCATTTAGTACTAGGATTTTCATAACTTTGACCTGAAGTGCTGAGTGCTGAGTAAAAATACTAGTCCGACTTTCATGTTTGGCTTATGAAATAAGTCTCGCTGAGGTTAATGCGATCGCCTTGAAAATTCTTCAACCTGCTGAAAGTGGCGGTGAACTAGAAAATTGTGCCATTTTGAGCTATGGATAAACCAAATTGAGTGACCATACTGCGGAATAATCGCAATTTAGTCGCAAAAGCAAAGTTTTTTGAGAAATGCAATAGACTTTCATCTAATGTTAATCGAGATGTTTTTTGCTTTATTTTAAGCATCTAAGCGTTGTCAATGTTTTACAAAAAATAAATCTATATGCCTAGACGAGCGCCCTTATATTTTTTTTTAGGAATATTAACGAGTTCTAGCTGTTTCATCTTCAGTGTATCAGCCCAAGTTCCATCTAATTCGCAGCAATCCTCAACTCGGAGTGAAGCTCAAGCTGCTAGTTGGTTTGAAGCCCATCGCTCCCAGCCAGCCGCTTTACGAGCATTTGTACAGCGAATGCCGAAGGGAGGAGATATTCACAGTCATCTAAGCGGGGCTGTGTATGCAGAACATTATCTAGAGTGGGGTGCAACCGATGGGTATTGTGTGAATCCACAAGCGGGGACTTTAGTTGAACCCAAGGCTTGTAATCAGGACAGTAGCTATTTTCCCGCCTCAGAATTGTTCAACCGAACATCTGTTTATGATTCTCTAATAAATCGTTGGTCTACTCGTAACCTGCAATTTGCTGGAAAATCTGGACACGACCAATTTTTTGAAGCTTTTGCTGGATTTGGGACAATATCAGACTCTATGAGCCGTCGGGATGATATGGTTGCATCCGTAGCAAATCGGGCAGCTTCGCAGCATATTACTTATCTAGAGTTAATGCTGACTGTTCAAGGGAGTGAAGTTCGACAGCTAGGGCGTGAAGTGGGTTGGAATCAAGACTTCAAAGAGATGCACAGTCAATTGCTCAAGCGAGGATTAACCAAGCTAGTGACACTTGGCTCTCAGCAATTAACACAGTTGGAGAGTGAAGTTGCGAAAACACTCAGTTGCGGCACTCCATCAGCACAGCCTGGATGTACAGTTACCGTGCGCTATTTACAGCAAACTACCAGAACAAAATCGCCGGTGGAAGTATTTGCTCAGTTAGCTTATGCTTTTGCACTGGCTTCATCCTCCAAGCAAGTAGTTGGGATTAATCTCGTCGCTCCAGAGGATCACCCGATCGCACTGCGTGACTACACCTTGCAAATGCAGATGCTACAATTTCTCAAACGCCAATATCCCAATATTAAGGTTTCACTTCATGCCGGAGAGTTAACCTTGGGGTTAGTTCCAACCGAGCATTTACGTTTTCATATTCGGCAAGCTGTAGAAGTAGCACAAGCATCTCGCATTGGACATGGTGTAGATATTCTGTTTGAAGAGCGTCCTTTTGAGTTGATGAAGCAGATGCAACAACGCGGCGTGTTGGTTGAAATCTGCCTGACTAGTAATGAGGTCATTTTGAATGTCCAGGGAAATCAGCATCCTTTTATGCAGTATTGGAAAGCTGGAGTACCAATGACTCTTGCTTCCGATGATGAAGGCATTTCCCGCATTGATTTGAGTCATGAGTATTTGTTAGCCGCAACAAGATATGGGCTGACATATAAAGACCTCAAGCGACTGGCTCGCAATAGCTTAGAATATAGTTTCGCTACCGGAAATAGTCTTTGGAAGTCCCCTGAATTTAAGGCAATGGTTCCCGCTTGTGCCAGCGATACCCCTGGTGATACCTCTGTTTCTTCAGGATGCAGTGCTTTTTTGCAAAAGAGCGATCGCGCAAGAATACAATGGCAACTAGAGTCGGAATT encodes the following:
- a CDS encoding acetate kinase, which codes for MKILVLNAGSSSQKSCLYEIADDALPPEAPKPLWEGKVNWTQDRGAAEIEVKTASGETLHESIYGDSRQAHMAYMLYTLSRGATKVVNEVSEIDVVGHRVVHGGQDYRHSVVVTEEVKGAIARLSNLAPAHNPAALEGIEAIEKSLGEVPQVAVFDTGFHSTLPDAAAIYPGPYEWVEQGIRRYGFHGISHQYCSGRAAQILGRDLASLRIISCHLGNGCSLAAIKDGRSIDTTMGFTPLDGLMMGSRCGSIDPGILIYLMRQFNYSAESLDYVLNKASGLRGISGVSSDLPQVIDAIAQGNERAQLAWDMYVHRLRSEIGAMLASLGGLDVLLFTAGVGEKSAGIRQAVCEAFGFLGLKIDPEKNQNKPVDQDIATPDSTVRVLVIHTQEDWAIAQQSWQIMKKNEAGSRE
- the atpD gene encoding F0F1 ATP synthase subunit beta, producing the protein MVTAEKTNIGYITQIIGPVVDVKFPGGKLPQIYNALTIKGTNEAGQEINLTIEVQQLLGDNQVRAVAMSSTDGLVRGLEVVDTGAPISVPVGKATLGRIFNVLGEPVDNRGPVNTEETLPIHRDAPKLTDLETKPSVFETGIKVVDLLTPYRRGGKIGLFGGAGVGKTVIMMELINNIATQHGGVSVFAGVGERTREGNDLYNEMIESGVINKDNLNESKIALVYGQMNEPPGARMRVGLSGLTMAEYFRDVNKQDVLLFVDNIFRFVQAGSEVSALLGRMPSAVGYQPTLGTDVGALQERITSTTEGSITSIQAVYVPADDLTDPAPATTFAHLDGTTVLSRGLAAKGIYPAVDPLGSTSTMLQPNIVGDEHYNTARAVQATLQRYKELQDIIAILGLDELSEDDRLTVARARKIERFLSQPFFVAEVFTGSPGKYVKLEDTIKGFQKILSGELDALPEQAFYLVGDINEAIAKAEKLKG
- the atpC gene encoding ATP synthase F1 subunit epsilon, with protein sequence MALTVRVISPDKTIWDAEAEEVILPSTTGQLGILSGHAPLLTALDTGVMRVRASKNTNWQAIALLGGFAEVEADEVTILVNGAERGDTIDVDSARTAYNEAQTRLAQVPAGDRQAQIQANQAYKRARARFQAAGGLV
- a CDS encoding adenosine deaminase — its product is MPRRAPLYFFLGILTSSSCFIFSVSAQVPSNSQQSSTRSEAQAASWFEAHRSQPAALRAFVQRMPKGGDIHSHLSGAVYAEHYLEWGATDGYCVNPQAGTLVEPKACNQDSSYFPASELFNRTSVYDSLINRWSTRNLQFAGKSGHDQFFEAFAGFGTISDSMSRRDDMVASVANRAASQHITYLELMLTVQGSEVRQLGREVGWNQDFKEMHSQLLKRGLTKLVTLGSQQLTQLESEVAKTLSCGTPSAQPGCTVTVRYLQQTTRTKSPVEVFAQLAYAFALASSSKQVVGINLVAPEDHPIALRDYTLQMQMLQFLKRQYPNIKVSLHAGELTLGLVPTEHLRFHIRQAVEVAQASRIGHGVDILFEERPFELMKQMQQRGVLVEICLTSNEVILNVQGNQHPFMQYWKAGVPMTLASDDEGISRIDLSHEYLLAATRYGLTYKDLKRLARNSLEYSFATGNSLWKSPEFKAMVPACASDTPGDTSVSSGCSAFLQKSDRARIQWQLESEFTQFESLENWL
- a CDS encoding DUF1003 domain-containing protein yields the protein MNTTKKTLSNSVDVKVIENTSTEQLTRGQRLADKLASHVGSWKFLICQSTVLAGWVGMNLAPGVPHWDESPFIMLNLVFSFASAYTAPIVLMSQNRQSDTDRRNAEIDHQVNLRASQNIELLHQKLDELHSQKLNELTQIIKEQQQVINELKVTLVHTPKENKEVKVALLPGMHIQTNSKFAKQSSSNKYFSVDQPVGDNNKVVEKLTRQ
- a CDS encoding cadmium resistance transporter, with product MNEIITAIPTGITAFTATNLDDLVILTLLFSQANATFSRRHIVIGQYLGFCTLVIASLFGFLGGLILPSHWIGLLGLVPITIGLNRLFNPEINSSSDVESEIELSHSSTVASFLSPQAYSVAAITIANGSDNVGIYMPLFANSTVLELLLIITVFLLLVGVWCYVTYKLTCQSAIANLLTRYGNSFVPFVLIGLGVFIILDSASLTPIALTVTCLCLMGLLKIIQTSKFKTQIL
- a CDS encoding SPFH domain-containing protein, whose translation is MKTFPSCFGKSKQNKLVRLGLSALTALAITGGIHSVNATSLKTQNSAEIASASVNLSQTQAVTNQPSYQAMQIAPLIPIVVLGGVVIFVPLFFGGLVVIGEREVGIVVKKFALSGRGLPAGRLIALNGEAGLQADTLAPGWHWGYWPWQYSVRKEPVVVVPQGEIALIVSADGASNPPERILGKIVDCDNFQDARKFLTNGGEKGRQMSFLTAGTYRINTALFRVIMAANAKHNDMQAEQLRVYSVASDKVGIVTTLDGLPIPAGEIAGPMIPGHDNFQNGQKFLDAGGRRGLQEQILLSGSWNLNPWFVQVEQVPMSEIPIGYVGVVISFVGQSQEDVSGATFTHGNLVNPGHKGVWIEPLYPGKHPVNSRIMKIELVPTTNIVLNWSSRTERHSYDAHLASLTVRSRDGFAFDLEVAQIIHVGALDAPKVISRVGSMQNLVDHVLEPTIGNYFRNSAQDYTVLDFLTARSDRQAEAAEYIRAALRAYDVQAIDTLIGDIQPPASLMQTQTDRKIAEEQRKTYEVQQVAQTQRQLLVRETALADIQQEMVKSEKSVQIAELKAQAQIQHATGDAEGIKLRAIAEAEGIRATGNAKAETYRAGVEALGQQGYTAMQLMQIIGDRNVRLIPEVLVSGNGSNNGLVDGLLSMILWNQTAKQGEVTPTSLHPHPIVVNNPSVSPNNHSPIVAELPTDK